In Phacochoerus africanus isolate WHEZ1 chromosome 1, ROS_Pafr_v1, whole genome shotgun sequence, the following are encoded in one genomic region:
- the LOC125113207 gene encoding glutathione S-transferase Mu 1-like isoform X2 translates to MAITLGYWDIRGLAHAIRLLLEYTGSNYEERKYMMGDPPDYDRSQWLNEKSKLGLDFPNLPYLIDGPHKLTQSSAILRYIARKHNMCGETEKEKIQVDILESQVMDVRLHMARVCYSSDFEKLKPGYVDEIPEKMRLFSEFLGKEPWFAGHTLTYGLKKISAYMKSSRFLPRPLFLKIAMWGNK, encoded by the exons ATGGCCATTACCCTGGGTTACTGGGACATCCGCGGGCTGGCTCACGCCATCCGCCTGCTCCTGGAATACACAGGTTCAAATTATGAGGAGAGGAAATACATGATGGGAGATCCTCCTGACTATGACAGAAGCCAGTGGTTGAATGAAAAATCCAAGCTGGGCCTGGACTTCCCCAATTTGCCCTACTTAATTGATGGGCCTCACAAGCTCACCCAGAGCAGTGCCATCCTTCGCTACATTGCTCGCAAGCACAACATGTGtggggagacagagaaggagaagaTTCAAGTGGACATTCTGGAGAGCCAGGTTATGGATGTACGCTTACACATGGCCAGGGtctgctacagctctgactttGAGAAACTGAAGCCTGGTTATGTGGATGAGATCCCTGAGAAGATGAGGCTCTTCTCAGAGTTTTTGGGGAAGGAGCCTTGGTTTGCAGGACACACGCTCACCTAT GGGCTTAAGAAGATCTCTGCTTACATGAAGTCTAGTCGCTTCCTCCCACGCCCTTTGTTTCTAAAGATTGCCATGTGGGGTAACAAGTAG
- the LOC125113207 gene encoding glutathione S-transferase Mu 1-like isoform X1, producing MAITLGYWDIRGLAHAIRLLLEYTGSNYEERKYMMGDPPDYDRSQWLNEKSKLGLDFPNLPYLIDGPHKLTQSSAILRYIARKHNMCGETEKEKIQVDILESQVMDVRLHMARVCYSSDFEKLKPGYVDEIPEKMRLFSEFLGKEPWFAGHTLTYVDFLAYDIFDLHRIFEPKCLDEFPNLKDFITRFEGLKKISAYMKSSRFLPRPLFLKIAMWGNK from the coding sequence ATGGCCATTACCCTGGGTTACTGGGACATCCGCGGGCTGGCTCACGCCATCCGCCTGCTCCTGGAATACACAGGTTCAAATTATGAGGAGAGGAAATACATGATGGGAGATCCTCCTGACTATGACAGAAGCCAGTGGTTGAATGAAAAATCCAAGCTGGGCCTGGACTTCCCCAATTTGCCCTACTTAATTGATGGGCCTCACAAGCTCACCCAGAGCAGTGCCATCCTTCGCTACATTGCTCGCAAGCACAACATGTGtggggagacagagaaggagaagaTTCAAGTGGACATTCTGGAGAGCCAGGTTATGGATGTACGCTTACACATGGCCAGGGtctgctacagctctgactttGAGAAACTGAAGCCTGGTTATGTGGATGAGATCCCTGAGAAGATGAGGCTCTTCTCAGAGTTTTTGGGGAAGGAGCCTTGGTTTGCAGGACACACGCTCACCTATGTAGATTTCCTGGCTTACGACATCTTTGATCTACATCGCATATTTGAGCCCAAGTGCCTGGATGAATTCCCAAACCTGAAAGATTTCATCACCCGCTTTGAGGGGCTTAAGAAGATCTCTGCTTACATGAAGTCTAGTCGCTTCCTCCCACGCCCTTTGTTTCTAAAGATTGCCATGTGGGGTAACAAGTAG